A portion of the Acidisarcina polymorpha genome contains these proteins:
- a CDS encoding nuclear transport factor 2 family protein, translating into MRDPKAIIEQAYSAFNKRDIDGALALMTENVSWPKASEGGKVVGKEEIRAYWTRQWGEFDPHVEPLAMTAEDGGKTRVRVHQLVKSLAGDVLSDSEVLHVFTMKSDLIAAMDLGDEAASSAGPSAAFAHRA; encoded by the coding sequence ATGCGAGACCCGAAAGCCATTATTGAGCAGGCGTACTCCGCATTCAACAAGCGGGACATCGACGGTGCACTAGCGCTGATGACCGAGAACGTGAGTTGGCCCAAGGCTTCGGAGGGCGGCAAGGTCGTCGGAAAAGAAGAGATCCGCGCCTATTGGACTCGACAGTGGGGTGAGTTCGATCCCCATGTCGAACCGCTCGCTATGACCGCGGAAGACGGAGGCAAGACCCGCGTCCGGGTGCACCAGCTCGTCAAGAGCCTCGCGGGGGATGTTCTTTCGGACAGCGAGGTTCTTCACGTGTTTACCATGAAGAGCGATCTCATCGCAGCCATGGATCTCGGCGATGAGGCCGCCTCAAGCGCTGGTCCCTCCGCCGCATTCGCACATAGAGCCTGA
- a CDS encoding ThuA domain-containing protein, with amino-acid sequence MKSRKILGIFLCLLLCAALSSAQDISSKQEVKFRVVAIAEPGNKDHQGFVEAAKAYLNRLAVENNFAVDYIGDTKPINDAFLAKYKLFIQLNYPPYMWSPTAQEAIESYLTEGKGGWIGFHHAALLGDFDGYSMSPFFSKFMGDIRYTSYIPDFATATVRVEDPAHPVLKGIPSSFVVQHEEWYTWNQSPRPNVRVLASVDESTYQPDSLIKMGGDHPAIWSNEHYKARNVYIFMGHHADLFENPNFVQIFHNAIFWAAGQ; translated from the coding sequence ATGAAGTCCAGAAAGATCCTGGGTATTTTCCTCTGTCTGCTGCTTTGTGCGGCCCTTTCTTCCGCTCAGGACATTTCGTCCAAGCAGGAAGTAAAGTTTCGGGTGGTGGCGATTGCAGAGCCCGGCAACAAAGACCATCAAGGATTTGTGGAGGCGGCAAAGGCTTATTTGAACAGGCTGGCTGTCGAAAACAATTTTGCCGTTGACTACATCGGCGACACAAAACCCATTAACGACGCCTTTCTAGCAAAGTACAAACTGTTCATCCAATTAAACTACCCACCCTATATGTGGTCGCCGACGGCGCAAGAGGCCATCGAAAGCTATCTCACCGAAGGCAAGGGGGGATGGATCGGCTTCCATCACGCGGCGCTGCTCGGTGATTTTGACGGCTACTCGATGTCGCCGTTCTTCTCGAAGTTTATGGGGGACATTCGCTACACGAGCTACATTCCTGATTTCGCAACAGCGACGGTGCGTGTCGAAGACCCGGCGCATCCGGTTTTGAAAGGCATTCCATCGTCTTTCGTTGTGCAGCATGAGGAGTGGTACACGTGGAACCAATCGCCTCGTCCGAATGTGCGCGTGCTGGCCAGCGTGGATGAATCCACTTACCAGCCCGACAGCCTCATCAAGATGGGAGGCGACCATCCGGCAATCTGGTCAAACGAGCATTACAAGGCCCGCAACGTTTACATCTTCATGGGACATCATGCTGACCTCTTCGAGAATCCCAACTTCGTTCAGATCTTTCACAACGCCATCTTCTGGGCAGCGGGACAATGA
- a CDS encoding glycoside hydrolase family 116 protein codes for MPHDLGVPEGDPFISVNEPGIQDTNDWKDLNSKFVLMVYRDYVLTGRTDKAFLQETWPSVKMAIEYLRQFDHGGGVPENSGYPDQTYDDWVVTGVSAYSGNLWLAALRATEETAKILGDTKAEKEYHDLFLKAQKTYISKLWNGEYFLYDTSSESKNAIQADQLAGQWYANLTGLGDIVPYDMQQKTLKKIFDYNVMKFGGGDMGAANGMEADGSIMTNAEAKEVWVGTTIGYAALAKSDGLEDQSWKTIHGLYHVIYEDKGYWFRTPEAWDITGNYRAGMYMRPASIWAMEMTPPRKQ; via the coding sequence GTGCCGCATGACCTTGGCGTGCCGGAGGGCGATCCATTCATCTCTGTCAACGAGCCGGGCATTCAGGACACCAACGACTGGAAAGACCTCAACTCGAAATTCGTGTTGATGGTCTACCGCGACTATGTCCTGACCGGGCGCACCGACAAAGCCTTCCTGCAGGAGACCTGGCCCTCCGTAAAGATGGCCATCGAGTACCTGCGCCAGTTCGATCACGGCGGTGGAGTGCCGGAAAACAGCGGCTATCCCGACCAGACCTACGACGACTGGGTCGTGACCGGCGTCAGCGCCTACTCCGGCAACCTGTGGCTCGCCGCCCTTCGCGCTACCGAAGAGACAGCAAAGATCCTCGGCGACACCAAAGCAGAAAAGGAGTACCACGATCTGTTCTTGAAGGCGCAGAAGACCTACATCTCGAAGTTATGGAATGGGGAGTATTTCCTCTACGACACAAGTAGTGAGTCCAAGAACGCCATTCAAGCCGACCAGCTCGCCGGCCAGTGGTACGCCAATCTCACCGGTCTGGGAGACATCGTTCCGTACGACATGCAGCAAAAGACGCTGAAGAAAATCTTCGACTACAACGTGATGAAGTTCGGCGGCGGCGACATGGGCGCAGCCAACGGCATGGAAGCCGACGGCAGCATCATGACCAACGCCGAAGCCAAGGAGGTCTGGGTAGGAACCACAATCGGCTACGCCGCGCTCGCCAAAAGCGATGGATTGGAAGATCAGTCATGGAAGACCATCCACGGCCTCTACCACGTCATTTACGAGGACAAGGGCTATTGGTTCCGCACCCCTGAAGCATGGGACATCACCGGAAATTACCGCGCCGGAATGTATATGCGCCCCGCATCCATCTGGGCGATGGAAATGACTCCTCCTCGCAAACAATAA
- a CDS encoding VOC family protein, with the protein MKLLHCLTVMCILTGTCRAQVPEYYQTINRVTWVSQNIDAILPAWTALGMTDIHKYANIKATGSDHGKPATIYTWQVTGRLGNLTVNFLQPAEGQLNSYNDFLEKHQDGIFSVVHEVPTRAAMDQEIQRMASLGIGVLQQVTFEIAHTPVTYTYFDTESQGKYVLGLVYWPGEAPQPSEQQTVSHVGIVVRDAAAVSAFWQKLGFPGFALEHATPRDDSRYRGQPLLLAFDVGFQRIGSISYEWIQPPPMPANIYEDFLKRHGEGVQHIGMLVGDLPKAAAAYEKLGFPVWQAGAWGDIGKHDSGQYNYMDTDKVGGVSVELIHAY; encoded by the coding sequence ATGAAGCTTCTTCACTGTCTCACGGTAATGTGCATTCTAACGGGGACCTGCCGCGCTCAGGTGCCTGAATATTACCAGACCATCAACCGGGTCACGTGGGTCTCTCAGAATATCGATGCGATTCTGCCTGCGTGGACTGCGCTCGGAATGACCGACATCCACAAGTACGCGAATATCAAGGCCACTGGCAGTGACCACGGCAAGCCGGCAACCATCTACACCTGGCAGGTCACTGGACGGCTCGGCAACCTGACCGTCAACTTCCTCCAGCCAGCTGAAGGCCAGCTGAATTCCTACAACGATTTCCTGGAAAAACATCAAGACGGCATCTTCTCTGTTGTCCATGAGGTCCCCACCAGGGCGGCGATGGATCAAGAGATTCAACGGATGGCCAGCCTCGGAATCGGTGTACTGCAACAGGTCACATTTGAAATCGCCCACACCCCAGTGACCTACACCTACTTCGACACTGAATCTCAGGGCAAATACGTACTTGGCCTCGTCTACTGGCCTGGCGAAGCGCCCCAGCCTTCGGAGCAACAAACCGTCTCCCACGTCGGTATAGTCGTTCGCGATGCCGCAGCGGTTTCAGCATTCTGGCAGAAGCTCGGCTTTCCCGGCTTCGCCCTGGAGCACGCTACGCCCCGCGACGATTCGCGCTATCGCGGCCAGCCGCTTCTTCTGGCGTTTGACGTGGGCTTCCAGCGGATCGGCTCCATCAGCTATGAGTGGATCCAGCCGCCCCCCATGCCAGCCAATATCTATGAGGACTTCCTCAAACGTCATGGCGAAGGCGTCCAGCACATTGGCATGCTTGTGGGTGATCTTCCCAAAGCAGCTGCCGCCTATGAAAAACTCGGCTTTCCCGTGTGGCAGGCCGGCGCATGGGGCGACATCGGAAAACATGACTCGGGGCAGTACAACTATATGGATACGGATAAAGTCGGCGGCGTGAGCGTCGAACTGATCCACGCCTACTGA
- a CDS encoding glycoside hydrolase family 9 protein, translating to MSWYVEAKEHFNPSMFTLIRVCLLLALTSGLSLFGADFSMRVNDKNYLDTQGFSVFLYDSTYHPVFVDQKNTAMEMILHGQRIATNGDVRLMPTPEQWDLVATLKGREADKTNNRLTANLAFPTFDLSYTLEVAAEPGGVKVSINLDKPLPEKLAGRAGFNLEFLPSIYMGKAYLVDGSKAGIFPRTPDDPMVKVMPLADEPKKAYYLEDWDKAKGYTQPLPFAEGKSITLGVDDALARVNVQSETADLMLFDGRDRAQNGWFVLRSLIPAGKTTGAIVWHIRPDVIPNWTRPPMIAHSQVGYAPDFSKVAVLELDPKYNGPQTAKVLRLMEDGSYKQVFEGPITPSTPWLRYVYSKFDFTPVKDPGLYVIEYADQRTAPFPISKDAYANTWQDSLDHHLAEQMDHVSVREAYRVWHAASHLDDGRLAPVVGEQFDGWNQATATDGKYKGGDHIPGMNVGGWYDAGDYDLEEPAQLNVIQSLALAYREFNLKYDELTVDETTREVEMHRPDGVPDTVEQVKHGAVLILAQFHNIGHSIRGTHEPDLRQYTHLGDAASKTDGRIYDPKLGPNEVKGDYSGKPDDRWIFSTTNPFFQWNAIAALAAASDVLKGYDNALAKDCLDTAIKAWNDEKAHPTPYPASGFGGAPAGATGGVLAASQGSVSGARGGHNGQSNSGAPASSGGANSAAPNPATTNAATPGAPAAPPGFGRFGVAPEWAAALELTIATNGAEPYKSRLKELFPQMITPQQMDSRGWMAVRALPYLDAGAKDQMREAVKTYMAGVDKQLDATPFGVPPSLGTWGGSGAVVDMAIRMYFLHKAFPDLVGPEYTLRAVNYILGTHPVSSTSYVAGVGTVSKTKTYSNNRADNAYIPGAVIPGYIIIKPDFPECIDDFGFLWFEDEAVVAGSASWVVAGNAADAITKEVQQGQ from the coding sequence ATGTCATGGTATGTTGAGGCAAAGGAGCACTTTAACCCATCTATGTTCACCCTAATCAGAGTGTGTCTCTTGTTGGCCCTGACCTCCGGCCTGAGCCTGTTCGGCGCTGACTTTTCCATGAGGGTGAACGACAAGAATTACCTGGATACTCAAGGTTTCAGCGTGTTCCTTTACGACAGCACGTACCATCCGGTTTTCGTAGATCAAAAGAATACGGCCATGGAGATGATTCTCCACGGCCAGCGCATCGCCACGAACGGCGACGTGCGCCTGATGCCGACGCCTGAGCAGTGGGACCTGGTGGCGACCCTCAAGGGGCGCGAGGCCGATAAAACGAACAACCGGCTCACCGCCAACCTGGCTTTTCCGACGTTCGATCTGAGCTACACCCTGGAGGTAGCGGCGGAGCCAGGCGGCGTCAAGGTCAGCATCAATCTCGACAAGCCGCTACCTGAAAAACTGGCCGGGCGAGCTGGCTTCAACCTGGAGTTCCTGCCCTCGATCTATATGGGCAAAGCTTACCTGGTGGACGGAAGCAAAGCCGGGATCTTTCCGCGGACGCCTGACGATCCGATGGTGAAGGTGATGCCGCTGGCGGATGAACCGAAGAAGGCGTATTACCTGGAAGACTGGGACAAGGCCAAGGGATACACTCAGCCGCTGCCGTTCGCCGAGGGCAAGAGCATCACCCTGGGCGTAGACGACGCGCTGGCCCGGGTCAACGTTCAGTCGGAGACAGCTGACCTCATGCTGTTCGATGGACGAGACCGCGCGCAGAACGGCTGGTTTGTGCTGCGTTCGCTGATCCCCGCGGGCAAGACCACTGGGGCCATCGTATGGCACATCCGGCCGGATGTGATTCCGAATTGGACGCGGCCGCCGATGATTGCGCACAGCCAGGTGGGTTATGCGCCGGATTTCTCCAAAGTGGCGGTACTTGAACTCGACCCGAAGTACAACGGCCCGCAGACGGCCAAAGTGTTGCGCCTGATGGAGGACGGATCGTACAAGCAGGTCTTCGAAGGGCCGATCACGCCTTCAACGCCGTGGCTGCGCTACGTGTATTCGAAATTCGATTTCACCCCGGTCAAAGACCCTGGCCTATATGTCATCGAGTACGCTGACCAGCGGACGGCGCCCTTCCCTATCTCCAAGGATGCTTACGCGAACACCTGGCAGGACAGCCTGGACCATCACCTTGCGGAGCAGATGGACCACGTCTCGGTTCGCGAAGCTTACCGCGTGTGGCACGCGGCTTCGCACCTGGATGATGGCCGCCTTGCCCCAGTGGTCGGGGAGCAGTTCGACGGCTGGAACCAGGCTACGGCAACCGACGGGAAGTACAAAGGCGGCGATCACATTCCCGGGATGAATGTGGGCGGCTGGTATGACGCCGGCGACTATGACCTTGAGGAGCCTGCTCAACTGAACGTAATTCAGAGCCTGGCCCTGGCATATCGCGAGTTCAATCTCAAGTATGACGAGCTTACGGTGGATGAAACCACGCGCGAGGTGGAAATGCACCGTCCCGATGGCGTGCCGGATACGGTCGAGCAAGTCAAGCATGGCGCAGTGCTCATCCTGGCGCAGTTCCACAATATAGGCCACTCGATTCGCGGCACTCACGAACCGGACCTGCGCCAATATACGCACCTGGGCGATGCGGCCTCAAAGACCGACGGCCGCATCTATGATCCGAAACTCGGCCCGAACGAAGTGAAGGGCGACTACTCCGGCAAGCCGGATGACCGCTGGATTTTCTCGACCACGAACCCATTTTTTCAATGGAACGCCATCGCGGCGCTGGCTGCGGCGTCCGATGTGCTGAAGGGCTATGACAACGCATTAGCCAAAGATTGCCTGGATACCGCAATCAAGGCGTGGAACGATGAGAAGGCACACCCAACACCGTATCCGGCGAGCGGCTTTGGGGGCGCCCCGGCGGGAGCTACCGGTGGCGTGCTGGCGGCGTCTCAGGGATCGGTGTCGGGCGCTCGAGGCGGTCACAACGGGCAGAGCAACTCCGGCGCGCCGGCAAGTTCGGGTGGGGCAAATTCTGCGGCGCCAAATCCTGCGACGACAAATGCTGCGACGCCTGGCGCACCTGCTGCTCCGCCCGGCTTCGGGCGTTTTGGCGTTGCACCGGAATGGGCTGCGGCTCTGGAATTAACGATTGCCACCAACGGCGCCGAACCCTATAAGTCGCGTTTGAAAGAGTTGTTTCCTCAGATGATCACGCCGCAGCAGATGGACTCGCGAGGTTGGATGGCAGTGAGGGCATTGCCTTACCTGGATGCGGGCGCGAAGGATCAGATGCGGGAGGCGGTGAAGACCTATATGGCGGGTGTGGACAAGCAGCTGGACGCCACTCCGTTCGGCGTGCCACCCAGCCTAGGCACCTGGGGTGGCTCAGGCGCGGTGGTGGACATGGCCATCCGGATGTACTTCCTGCACAAGGCGTTTCCGGATCTTGTGGGTCCCGAATATACGCTTCGCGCCGTGAATTACATTCTCGGCACGCATCCGGTGTCCAGCACTTCGTATGTAGCTGGCGTCGGAACGGTCTCGAAGACGAAGACCTACAGCAACAACCGCGCCGATAACGCCTACATTCCGGGCGCCGTGATTCCGGGCTACATCATCATCAAGCCGGACTTTCCGGAGTGCATCGACGACTTCGGGTTCCTCTGGTTCGAGGATGAAGCTGTGGTTGCGGGGTCGGCAAGCTGGGTCGTGGCCGGCAACGCGGCAGACGCGATCACGAAGGAAGTGCAACAAGGCCAGTAG
- a CDS encoding malectin domain-containing carbohydrate-binding protein yields MSSTYSEPRVKEDEERSELQAVLQSGILKRAPNLQHFLEFVAEEYFAGTADQVKEYSIAVQALHRPEKFDPQSDTIVRVTAHALRKKLEQYYATDGAAHEVQIQLPAGKYVLQFVRKEPELPIVQPSVTFGPPDVIQETAPVADRKSGVWVAFAIVLVVLLAGSVIIFFLKQRQALPPSKAASASVVSEADSLMRIRFGSSTTPYVDAAGQSWINEHYCKGGTTFNHSGHDIQGTDDLAIFREGRKGKFQCRIPVAPGIYKLQLLFADTAGDKVGAGQVDYTINDRISEALDVVDEAGGSDIALGKVYEGIRPMSDGTIHLDFRSEDAFANALELTRTDSEVGPPLRMLAGPAVFHDDSGNVWLPERFFLGGRRASHSDTLPKIANAGLYGWERYGHFRYMLPVVPGREYTVRMYFFEEWFGAKNGGPGGVGSRVFDVYCNGMTLLTNFDISKESSSGTITMTIRHVKPTAHGTLELNFTPVTNYPLVNAIEVDPEG; encoded by the coding sequence ATGTCTTCAACGTATTCAGAACCTCGTGTCAAAGAGGACGAAGAGAGAAGCGAACTGCAAGCCGTTTTACAATCCGGGATTCTGAAGCGGGCGCCTAACCTTCAGCATTTTTTAGAATTTGTGGCGGAAGAGTATTTTGCAGGAACGGCCGATCAGGTGAAGGAGTACAGCATTGCGGTGCAGGCCCTTCATCGTCCCGAGAAGTTCGATCCTCAATCCGACACCATTGTCCGCGTCACCGCGCATGCGCTGCGAAAAAAGCTGGAGCAGTATTACGCGACCGATGGGGCCGCTCACGAAGTGCAAATTCAGCTTCCAGCCGGCAAATACGTCCTGCAGTTCGTGCGTAAAGAACCGGAGCTGCCGATTGTGCAGCCATCCGTCACCTTCGGGCCGCCCGACGTCATCCAGGAAACTGCGCCGGTAGCCGATCGCAAATCGGGAGTGTGGGTGGCCTTCGCCATAGTTCTGGTGGTCCTTCTCGCTGGCTCCGTCATTATCTTCTTCCTCAAGCAGCGGCAGGCCCTGCCCCCATCGAAAGCCGCCAGCGCCTCAGTCGTCAGTGAAGCGGATTCCCTGATGCGCATCCGCTTTGGCAGCAGCACCACCCCCTACGTCGATGCTGCCGGCCAGTCATGGATCAACGAACACTACTGCAAAGGCGGGACCACCTTCAATCACTCCGGTCACGATATCCAAGGCACCGACGACCTGGCCATCTTTCGCGAAGGACGTAAAGGCAAGTTCCAATGCAGGATCCCCGTTGCGCCAGGAATCTATAAACTGCAACTGCTCTTCGCCGACACCGCGGGAGATAAAGTCGGAGCGGGTCAGGTGGATTACACGATCAATGACCGCATCTCCGAAGCCTTGGATGTCGTCGACGAAGCCGGTGGTAGCGATATCGCGCTCGGCAAAGTCTACGAGGGCATTCGGCCGATGAGCGACGGCACGATCCATCTTGATTTCAGATCGGAAGACGCTTTTGCCAACGCCCTCGAGCTCACCCGGACCGATTCCGAGGTTGGACCGCCTCTCCGGATGCTCGCTGGTCCCGCCGTTTTCCACGACGACAGCGGTAATGTCTGGCTGCCCGAGCGTTTCTTCCTCGGCGGAAGACGTGCCTCTCACTCAGATACTCTTCCTAAAATCGCCAATGCCGGCCTTTACGGCTGGGAGCGTTATGGACATTTCCGCTACATGCTGCCCGTCGTCCCCGGCAGAGAGTACACCGTTCGCATGTACTTCTTTGAAGAATGGTTCGGTGCAAAAAACGGCGGCCCAGGCGGCGTCGGCAGTCGCGTCTTCGATGTCTACTGCAACGGAATGACCCTGCTGACCAATTTCGATATCTCGAAAGAATCGAGTAGCGGCACCATTACCATGACCATCCGCCATGTGAAACCAACCGCGCATGGGACGTTGGAGCTGAACTTCACGCCCGTCACGAACTATCCGCTCGTGAACGCGATAGAAGTAGATCCGGAAGGCTGA
- a CDS encoding TonB-dependent receptor translates to MKRLTSCRFTVALAFLLALFSPGSSYAQSTNSGDIRGTVTDSSGAVIPGATVTVLNTNTGVSKDYSTDQAGLYDTSSIVTGSYTVTVSKEGFSKTIRGPITLQVGTTTVNMQLSVGGATQQVVVNTSDVPLLNTDSSEQSTTLDSLTMSQLPNVGTDWETFAILLPGAQGNTQGTSLSNGWQGSNNPQQFVSVNGSLPYSAILADGAVTTLPSSGNADVSIFETVSELQVITSNFSAQYGIGGVVFNQISKGGTNRFHGSAYEYFQNDALDAANYGFGTPIAVTPIRYNNFGGSIGGPILKKKMFFYFNFDKTNNNTTYNGFITVPTQAMRNGDFTGMPTLYDPTSQTVVNGVVSRKSFAQEGYGNTIPANLIDHVANALQVYYPLPNATPQSFSQGVPNANYYYTAPVKLPYTKYFGRLDYDITSNNRLTMTDTQRDNPTYNAGIGTAYCPMDCVDGDVDSNAAQISDVWNISPTTINEARMGFTSELNYYIPESLNKGIPQQLGWQFAKADLFPTLSLAGACCYGLNSGFQVFQKEFVYDPSDVVTMIRGKHIIHFGGEFLMWQANQANGNKFNPGSFTFTGAYTQSTVGDSTTGLAYGDFLLGQVNAWNASVQPESGARLKMPQMFIQDDIKVRPNFTLNLGIRYQIFHGWNEVKNNIAAFDPEVFNIGSGTNGGIWYASTGAHGRRSLQADVLGTVLPRVGFNWAPDPSTTLRGGFGVYSYDWSTNVYGGGLGNAYITQGSATDQTNGITPVVTLSSTGTNLPYVPPTTDPTALNGQGVTYNQYHTPVPKIYQWNFAIQRTVGSNMVAEMAYVGSHGFNLSFPVDINQVPENLLAPDDSPNSRPYPVYESISGSTNNAISNYNSLQAAITKRLTSGLSFNFNYVWSHFLDDQDSAAEGGIGGTQIYQNSYKPSANYGSSNFDARNAFKGNVVYQLPIGKGKMLLNHDGLIDEVVGGWQVSATMIFNSGNPYTPYISGSNNSYSQAGSWYPNVIGNPQPLHRTIQNWYDPSAFALPANGTFGDMRRNSLVGPGLSVVNLSAGKTFTLREGVQLQIRADSTNAFNHPSFGPPNQALVPDSSPGPGGITTFSQTGTSISQVTVGGRTMQLNARLSF, encoded by the coding sequence ATGAAACGACTGACGTCATGTAGATTTACGGTTGCATTGGCTTTTCTGCTGGCCCTCTTCTCCCCAGGAAGCAGCTATGCACAAAGCACGAACTCCGGTGACATTCGTGGAACAGTGACCGATTCTTCTGGCGCCGTGATTCCCGGCGCCACCGTCACCGTTCTCAATACCAACACCGGCGTGTCCAAGGATTACAGCACCGATCAGGCCGGACTCTATGACACTTCCTCGATCGTCACCGGCTCGTACACCGTCACCGTCTCCAAAGAGGGCTTCAGCAAGACCATTCGCGGTCCCATCACCTTGCAGGTTGGGACAACCACAGTCAACATGCAGTTGAGCGTAGGCGGAGCCACGCAGCAGGTGGTCGTCAACACCAGCGACGTTCCACTCCTCAATACCGACTCCAGTGAGCAATCGACTACTCTCGATTCCCTCACCATGTCGCAGCTTCCGAATGTAGGCACCGATTGGGAAACGTTTGCGATCCTGCTGCCCGGCGCCCAGGGCAATACCCAGGGGACCTCTCTTTCCAACGGCTGGCAGGGCAGCAACAATCCTCAGCAGTTCGTTTCCGTCAATGGAAGCCTTCCCTATAGCGCCATCCTTGCCGACGGCGCAGTGACGACCTTACCATCGAGCGGCAACGCCGATGTCTCCATCTTCGAAACTGTTTCCGAACTCCAGGTCATCACCTCCAACTTCTCCGCGCAATACGGAATCGGCGGAGTCGTCTTTAACCAGATCAGCAAGGGCGGCACGAACCGGTTTCATGGCTCAGCCTATGAATACTTCCAGAATGACGCGCTGGACGCCGCCAACTATGGCTTCGGTACCCCCATCGCCGTCACTCCCATTCGGTACAACAATTTCGGGGGTTCGATCGGCGGTCCCATCCTCAAGAAGAAGATGTTCTTCTACTTCAATTTCGATAAGACCAACAACAACACCACCTACAACGGCTTCATCACCGTGCCCACGCAAGCCATGCGTAACGGCGATTTCACCGGCATGCCGACCCTCTACGACCCAACCTCGCAGACCGTCGTGAATGGCGTCGTCAGCCGCAAGTCGTTCGCCCAGGAAGGCTACGGGAACACCATTCCAGCCAACCTGATCGATCATGTGGCGAACGCGCTTCAGGTCTACTACCCGCTGCCGAATGCCACGCCTCAAAGTTTTTCTCAGGGAGTGCCGAACGCGAACTACTACTACACCGCTCCGGTGAAGCTCCCTTACACGAAGTACTTCGGGCGGCTCGATTACGACATCACCTCCAACAACCGACTGACCATGACCGACACCCAGCGTGACAATCCCACCTATAACGCAGGCATTGGCACTGCCTACTGCCCGATGGACTGCGTCGATGGCGACGTCGACAGCAATGCCGCCCAAATCTCCGACGTCTGGAACATTAGCCCGACGACGATCAATGAAGCGCGCATGGGCTTCACCTCGGAACTGAACTACTACATCCCTGAGTCTCTGAACAAGGGCATCCCCCAGCAACTCGGCTGGCAGTTTGCCAAAGCCGACCTCTTCCCGACCCTCAGCCTCGCCGGGGCTTGTTGCTATGGGCTGAACTCCGGCTTCCAGGTCTTCCAAAAAGAATTCGTCTACGATCCGTCAGACGTCGTCACCATGATCCGCGGCAAGCACATCATCCACTTCGGCGGAGAATTCCTGATGTGGCAGGCCAATCAGGCAAACGGCAACAAATTCAATCCAGGCTCCTTTACCTTTACCGGCGCCTACACTCAGTCCACTGTCGGCGACAGCACGACGGGCCTGGCCTACGGGGACTTTCTCCTCGGCCAGGTGAACGCCTGGAACGCGAGCGTGCAGCCTGAATCCGGCGCGCGGTTGAAGATGCCACAGATGTTCATCCAGGACGATATCAAGGTGCGGCCGAACTTCACCCTCAACCTCGGCATCCGCTATCAGATCTTCCACGGATGGAACGAAGTCAAGAACAACATCGCCGCCTTCGATCCTGAGGTCTTTAATATTGGGTCGGGAACTAACGGAGGTATCTGGTATGCCTCCACCGGCGCACATGGGCGCAGGTCGCTCCAGGCAGATGTCCTCGGAACCGTTCTGCCCCGTGTCGGCTTCAACTGGGCGCCTGATCCCTCAACTACCCTGCGCGGCGGATTTGGTGTTTATTCCTATGACTGGAGCACCAACGTATACGGCGGCGGTCTTGGCAACGCCTACATCACCCAGGGGAGTGCAACCGACCAGACGAATGGCATCACGCCCGTTGTGACCCTTTCATCCACGGGCACCAACCTTCCCTACGTTCCACCCACCACCGACCCTACCGCGCTCAATGGGCAGGGCGTGACCTACAACCAGTATCACACTCCGGTTCCGAAGATTTATCAGTGGAACTTCGCCATCCAACGTACGGTGGGCAGCAACATGGTAGCGGAAATGGCCTACGTGGGCAGCCATGGCTTCAACCTCAGCTTCCCGGTCGATATCAATCAGGTCCCAGAGAATTTGCTGGCGCCCGATGACAGCCCCAACTCGCGCCCCTATCCTGTTTACGAGAGCATCAGTGGCAGCACCAACAATGCCATTTCCAACTACAACTCGCTGCAGGCCGCGATCACCAAGCGCCTGACCTCCGGCCTCAGCTTCAACTTCAACTACGTCTGGTCACACTTCCTTGACGATCAGGATTCCGCCGCAGAAGGCGGAATCGGCGGAACGCAAATCTACCAGAACTCCTACAAACCGTCCGCAAACTATGGATCGTCGAACTTCGATGCCCGCAATGCTTTTAAGGGCAACGTCGTCTACCAACTGCCCATCGGCAAAGGCAAGATGCTTCTCAACCATGACGGGCTGATCGATGAGGTCGTTGGCGGATGGCAGGTCTCCGCCACCATGATCTTCAATTCGGGCAATCCGTATACGCCCTACATCAGTGGCTCCAACAACTCCTATTCCCAAGCCGGAAGCTGGTATCCAAATGTGATCGGCAATCCCCAGCCTCTTCACCGAACCATACAAAACTGGTATGACCCCTCGGCCTTCGCCCTTCCCGCGAATGGCACCTTTGGTGACATGCGCAGAAATAGCCTCGTGGGTCCTGGCCTGAGCGTTGTCAATCTCTCGGCGGGAAAAACCTTCACCCTCCGCGAAGGCGTCCAGCTCCAGATTCGCGCTGACAGCACCAATGCCTTCAATCACCCGAGCTTCGGCCCACCAAACCAGGCACTGGTTCCCGACAGCAGCCCGGGTCCAGGCGGAATCACCACCTTCTCGCAGACCGGAACCAGCATTTCACAGGTAACCGTAGGCGGACGCACCATGCAGTTGAACGCACGTCTTTCCTTCTGA